The Pseudomonas sp. R4-35-07 genome contains a region encoding:
- a CDS encoding HAD family phosphatase yields the protein MALVIFDLDDTLIHGDCATLWSAQMGRLGWVDPESFMRKNDELMAAYSRGELRMEDFMDFSLEPMIGRTPEEIEHLVEPWVEDVIEPLIYSDATKTIARHRANGDRILVISASGTHLVRPIAARIGIDEVLGIELDVSHGVYSGRTVGVLTYREGKITRLLAWLEQEGENLEGAYFYSDSRNDLPLLLKVDHPQVVNPDPVLHEHAEKAGWPIHHWV from the coding sequence ATGGCATTGGTAATTTTTGATCTGGACGACACCCTGATCCACGGCGACTGCGCCACGTTATGGAGCGCACAGATGGGCCGCCTGGGCTGGGTCGATCCTGAATCCTTCATGCGCAAGAACGACGAACTGATGGCGGCCTACAGCCGGGGCGAGTTGCGCATGGAAGACTTCATGGATTTCAGCCTGGAGCCGATGATCGGCCGCACCCCGGAAGAAATCGAACACTTGGTGGAGCCCTGGGTCGAGGACGTGATCGAGCCGCTGATCTACAGCGACGCGACCAAGACCATCGCCCGGCACCGCGCCAATGGCGACCGGATCCTGGTGATTTCCGCCTCGGGTACACACCTGGTCAGGCCGATCGCGGCGCGCATCGGTATCGACGAAGTGCTGGGCATCGAGCTGGATGTCAGCCATGGCGTGTACAGCGGCCGTACGGTAGGCGTGCTGACGTACCGCGAAGGCAAGATCACACGGCTGCTGGCGTGGTTGGAGCAGGAAGGTGAAAACCTGGAGGGCGCGTATTTCTATTCGGATTCGCGCAATGACCTGCCGTTATTGCTCAAGGTGGACCATCCGCAGGTGGTCAACCCGGACCCGGTACTGCACGAACACGCAGAAAAGGCCGGCTGGCCGATCCACCATTGGGTCTGA
- a CDS encoding ABC transporter permease → MSRAEGGPASLYHRVVVYILFLILVLPLVGTFVYSISSSWSATILPAGFSLKWYTQLWSDPRFLMAFAQSLLVCVGALILSVVLILPLLFVVHYHFPKLDALMNILILLPFAVPPVVSSVGLLQLYGSGPLAMVGTPWILIGCYFTVALPFMYRAITNNLQAINLRDLMDASQLLGASTWQAAIFVVLPNLRKGLMVALLLSFSFLFGEFVFANILVGTRYETLQVYLNNMRNSSGHFTSAVVISYFFFVLVLTWAANILNKDKSQ, encoded by the coding sequence ATGTCTCGCGCTGAAGGCGGCCCGGCGTCGCTCTACCACCGGGTGGTGGTGTACATACTGTTCCTGATCCTGGTACTGCCGCTGGTGGGCACCTTTGTCTATTCAATCTCCAGCAGTTGGTCGGCCACCATCCTGCCTGCCGGTTTCAGTTTGAAATGGTACACGCAGCTATGGAGCGACCCGCGCTTCCTGATGGCTTTCGCGCAATCGTTGCTGGTGTGCGTGGGCGCGCTGATCCTTTCGGTGGTGTTGATCCTGCCGTTGCTGTTCGTGGTGCATTACCACTTCCCCAAGCTGGATGCGCTGATGAACATCCTGATCCTGCTGCCGTTCGCCGTGCCACCGGTGGTGTCGTCGGTGGGCCTGCTGCAGTTGTACGGTTCCGGGCCCTTGGCGATGGTGGGCACGCCGTGGATTCTGATCGGCTGCTACTTCACCGTGGCGTTGCCCTTCATGTACCGCGCGATCACCAATAACCTGCAGGCCATCAACCTGCGCGACCTGATGGACGCTTCGCAACTGCTCGGTGCCAGCACCTGGCAAGCCGCGATCTTCGTGGTCCTGCCCAATCTGCGCAAAGGCCTGATGGTGGCACTGCTGCTGTCGTTCTCGTTCCTGTTCGGTGAGTTCGTGTTCGCCAACATCCTGGTCGGCACCCGCTATGAAACCCTGCAGGTGTACCTGAACAACATGCGCAACAGCAGCGGCCACTTCACCAGCGCCGTCGTCATCTCCTACTTCTTCTTTGTGCTGGTGCTGACCTGGGCCGCCAATATCTTGAACAAGGACAAAAGCCAATGA
- a CDS encoding bifunctional diguanylate cyclase/phosphodiesterase: MTMTEQLDALGSILAQGSLHSLFQPIICLSERRVLGYEALSRGPSNSPLHSPVALFSIASHAGRLSELEMACRASACRRFSEQKLPGKLFLNISPESLMETAHQPGRTLQLLRDFGIAPSQVVIELTEQTPTDDFQLLQTALHHYRDMGFAIALDDLGAGYSSLRLWSELRPDYVKIDRHFIDGIHQDALKREFVGSIMQIAKASRAQVIAEGIELPEELAVLTDMGVDLVQGYLLCRPQEQPPHEARLMLPKPDNANIALSEEGSDLSALLNEQPAVDQNTATAQVLESFRRQANLNSLAVLDSRGHPVGIVHRHSLSDALLKPFATDLFARKPISRLMSDDFLAVELSQSLQQVSRLLTSRARQRIEEDFIITVNGDYLGLGRVIDVLKLITELKIQQARYANPLTLLPGNVPIQQCLTRLLQQQRESVICYVDIDSFKPFNDIYGYGRGDEVLLCLAQCLNDRVDPSRDFVGHIGGDDFLLVLGPQDWRKRLNQLLDDFHTQCRRFYRAEHLDAGCFVALNRQGVRQEFALLSLSIGVVHLYPQACAQLDASQLAELASQAKHHAKAVTGYSIHVIDSLDLLPA; this comes from the coding sequence ATGACCATGACCGAACAGCTGGATGCACTGGGCTCTATCCTGGCTCAAGGCAGTTTGCACAGCCTGTTCCAACCCATCATCTGCTTGTCTGAACGGCGCGTTCTCGGCTACGAGGCCCTCAGTCGCGGCCCGTCCAACAGCCCGCTGCACTCCCCCGTCGCGCTGTTCTCCATTGCCAGCCACGCCGGGCGCCTGAGCGAACTGGAAATGGCCTGCCGTGCGAGCGCCTGCCGACGCTTCAGCGAACAAAAGCTGCCGGGCAAGCTGTTTCTCAATATCTCGCCGGAATCCCTGATGGAGACAGCGCACCAACCCGGACGCACGCTGCAGCTGCTGCGCGACTTCGGGATTGCCCCCAGCCAGGTGGTGATCGAACTCACCGAGCAGACCCCCACCGATGATTTCCAGCTGTTGCAGACCGCGTTGCATCATTATCGCGACATGGGTTTTGCCATCGCCCTGGATGACCTGGGCGCCGGTTACTCCAGCCTGCGGTTGTGGTCGGAGCTGCGCCCGGATTATGTGAAGATTGATCGGCACTTTATCGACGGCATTCACCAGGACGCCCTCAAGCGCGAATTCGTCGGTTCGATCATGCAGATCGCCAAGGCGTCCCGCGCCCAAGTGATCGCCGAAGGGATCGAATTGCCGGAAGAGTTGGCGGTGTTGACGGACATGGGCGTCGATCTGGTCCAGGGTTACCTGCTTTGCCGGCCCCAGGAACAGCCGCCGCACGAGGCACGCTTGATGCTGCCCAAGCCGGATAACGCCAATATCGCCCTCAGTGAAGAAGGCAGTGACCTGAGCGCCCTGCTCAATGAACAGCCGGCGGTGGACCAAAACACCGCAACCGCCCAGGTGCTCGAATCCTTCCGCCGCCAGGCCAATCTCAACTCACTGGCGGTGCTCGATAGCCGCGGCCACCCGGTCGGCATTGTGCATCGACACTCGCTGTCGGACGCGCTGCTCAAACCCTTCGCTACCGACCTGTTCGCACGCAAACCCATCAGCCGCCTGATGAGCGACGACTTCCTGGCCGTGGAGTTGAGCCAGTCCCTGCAGCAGGTCAGCCGCTTGCTGACCAGCCGCGCGCGGCAACGCATTGAAGAAGATTTCATCATTACCGTGAACGGCGACTACCTGGGCCTGGGCCGGGTCATCGATGTACTCAAGCTGATCACCGAGCTGAAAATCCAGCAGGCGCGTTACGCCAACCCGCTCACCCTGCTACCGGGCAACGTGCCGATCCAGCAGTGCCTGACGCGTCTGCTGCAGCAGCAGCGTGAATCGGTGATCTGCTACGTGGATATCGACAGCTTCAAGCCATTCAACGATATCTACGGTTATGGGCGCGGGGATGAGGTGCTGTTGTGCCTGGCGCAGTGTCTGAACGATCGGGTCGACCCCAGCCGCGACTTTGTCGGGCATATCGGTGGCGATGACTTTTTACTGGTGCTGGGCCCACAGGATTGGCGCAAACGCCTCAATCAACTGCTGGATGACTTTCACACCCAATGCCGGCGCTTCTACCGCGCCGAGCACCTCGACGCCGGCTGCTTCGTCGCACTCAACCGCCAGGGCGTACGCCAAGAGTTCGCATTGCTTTCACTGTCGATTGGGGTGGTGCATTTGTATCCACAGGCCTGTGCGCAACTTGATGCCAGCCAGTTGGCGGAGCTGGCGTCGCAGGCCAAGCACCACGCCAAAGCAGTGACGGGCTACAGCATCCACGTGATCGACAGCCTGGACCTGCTGCCCGCTTAG
- a CDS encoding alkaline phosphatase family protein — translation MKHPVILVVLDGLNFEVARHAMGHLQAYVGAGRAALYTLECELPALSRPLYECILTGVAPIQSGIVHNNVSRLSNQRSIFHYARDAGLTTAAAAYHWVSELYNRSPFLAARDRHTDDQTLAIQHGHFYWNDHYPDSHLLADAESLRLAHAPDFLLVHPMNIDDAGHKHGLDSAQYRNSARSADIILADYLQGWLDAGYQVLVTADHGMNNDRSHNGLLPEEREVPLFVLGDAFSLDANAAPKQTELCGTVCELLGVPHDKPVCRELLK, via the coding sequence ATGAAGCACCCTGTCATCCTTGTCGTGCTCGACGGCCTGAACTTCGAGGTCGCCCGGCACGCCATGGGGCATTTGCAGGCTTACGTTGGCGCAGGACGCGCAGCCCTCTACACACTGGAATGTGAACTGCCTGCCCTGTCCCGCCCGCTGTATGAATGCATACTGACCGGCGTTGCGCCGATCCAGAGCGGCATCGTCCACAACAACGTCTCGCGCCTGTCCAACCAGCGCAGCATTTTTCATTACGCCCGCGATGCCGGCTTGACCACCGCAGCGGCGGCTTACCACTGGGTGAGCGAACTGTATAACCGCAGCCCCTTTCTCGCCGCTCGAGATCGTCATACCGACGACCAGACGCTGGCGATCCAGCATGGGCATTTTTACTGGAATGACCACTACCCGGACTCCCACCTGCTGGCCGACGCCGAAAGCCTGCGCCTTGCGCACGCGCCGGACTTTCTGCTGGTGCACCCGATGAACATCGACGACGCCGGCCACAAGCACGGCCTCGACAGCGCGCAGTACCGCAACAGCGCACGCTCGGCCGACATCATTCTCGCCGACTACCTGCAGGGCTGGCTCGACGCCGGTTACCAAGTGCTGGTCACCGCCGACCACGGCATGAACAACGACCGCTCCCACAACGGCCTGCTGCCGGAAGAGCGCGAAGTGCCGCTGTTTGTGCTTGGCGACGCCTTCAGCCTGGATGCCAACGCCGCGCCGAAACAGACCGAGCTGTGCGGTACCGTCTGCGAGCTGCTCGGCGTGCCCCACGACAAGCCTGTCTGCCGGGAGTTGCTCAAGTGA
- a CDS encoding YkvA family protein, protein MKPPFNFTRFLPMAARLLGRGRLPTLLFAVAAKGSSQGNRLGQLKDDLKLLQALCLAYWRGEYRTISPKALISVVAGLMYFLSPIDAIPDFIPMFGMLDDIAVLAWVMKTLSGELSAFRAWRDAQRPEKLAVVERLPATPELLARENPQKN, encoded by the coding sequence ATGAAACCACCCTTCAATTTCACCCGCTTCCTGCCGATGGCCGCACGTCTGCTCGGGCGTGGCCGTTTGCCGACGCTGCTGTTCGCGGTCGCTGCCAAGGGCTCAAGCCAGGGCAATCGCCTGGGCCAGCTCAAGGATGATCTCAAGTTGCTCCAGGCCCTGTGCCTGGCCTACTGGCGCGGTGAGTATCGGACGATCAGCCCCAAGGCGTTGATCTCGGTGGTGGCGGGGCTGATGTACTTCCTCAGTCCGATTGACGCGATCCCGGACTTTATCCCAATGTTCGGCATGCTCGATGACATCGCCGTGCTGGCATGGGTCATGAAGACCCTGAGCGGCGAGCTGAGCGCGTTTCGTGCCTGGCGTGACGCGCAGCGCCCGGAAAAGCTGGCCGTGGTCGAGCGCCTGCCCGCCACGCCCGAGCTGCTCGCCCGGGAAAATCCGCAAAAAAACTAA
- a CDS encoding carboxy terminal-processing peptidase has product MKHLFPSTALAFFIGLGFASMSTNTFAANSWDNLQPDRDEVIASLNVVELLKRHHYSKPPLDDARSVIIYDSYLKLLDPSRSYFLASDITEFDKWKTQFDDFLKSGDLQPGFTIYKRYLDRVKARLDFALGELNKGIDKLDFTEKETLLVDRKDAPWLTSTAALDDLWRKRVKDEVLRLKIAGKEPKAIQELLTKRYKNQLARLDQTRAEDIFQAYINTFAMSYDPHTNYLSPDNAENFDINMSLSLEGIGAVLQSDNDQVKIVRLVPAGPADKTKQVAPADKIIGVAQADKEMVDVVGWRLDEVVKLIRGPKGSVVRLEVIPHTNAPNDQTSKIVSITREAVKLEDQAVQKKVLSLKQDGKDYKLGVIEIPAFYLDFKAFRAGDPDYKSTTRDVKKILTELQKEKVDGVVIDLRNNGGGSLQEATELTSLFIDKGPTVLVRNADGRVDVLEDENPGAFYKGPMALLVNRLSASASEIFAGAMQDYHRALIIGGQTFGKGTVQTIQPLNHGELKLTLAKFYRVSGQSTQHQGVLPDIDFPSIIDTKEIGESALPEAMPWDTIRPAIKPASDPFKPFLTQLKADHDTRSAKDAEFVFIRDKLALAKKLMEEKTVSLNEADRRKQHADIENQQLVLENVRRKAKGEEPLKELKKEDEDALPTEADKTKPEDDAYLAETGRILLDYLKITKQVAKQ; this is encoded by the coding sequence ATGAAGCATCTGTTCCCCAGCACCGCCCTCGCTTTTTTCATTGGTCTCGGCTTCGCGTCGATGTCGACCAATACGTTCGCAGCCAACAGCTGGGACAATCTTCAGCCTGATCGCGATGAGGTGATTGCCAGCCTTAACGTCGTCGAGTTGCTCAAGCGCCATCACTACAGCAAGCCGCCGCTGGACGACGCGCGCTCGGTGATCATCTACGACAGCTACCTCAAGCTGCTGGATCCCTCGCGCAGCTACTTCCTGGCCAGTGATATCACTGAGTTCGACAAATGGAAGACCCAGTTCGACGATTTCCTCAAGAGCGGCGACCTGCAGCCTGGTTTCACCATCTACAAGCGTTATCTGGACCGCGTCAAAGCGCGCCTGGATTTCGCCTTGGGTGAGTTGAACAAAGGCATCGACAAGCTCGACTTCACCGAGAAGGAAACCCTTCTGGTGGATCGCAAGGACGCGCCGTGGCTGACCAGCACCGCCGCACTCGACGACCTGTGGCGCAAGCGCGTCAAGGACGAGGTGCTGCGCCTGAAGATCGCCGGCAAAGAGCCCAAGGCCATCCAGGAACTGTTGACCAAGCGCTACAAGAATCAACTGGCGCGCCTGGACCAGACCCGTGCCGAAGACATCTTCCAGGCTTACATCAACACTTTCGCGATGTCCTACGACCCGCACACCAATTATCTGTCGCCAGATAACGCGGAAAATTTCGATATCAACATGAGTCTGTCCCTGGAAGGCATCGGTGCCGTCCTGCAAAGCGACAATGACCAGGTCAAGATCGTGCGCCTGGTACCGGCGGGTCCGGCGGACAAGACCAAGCAGGTCGCCCCGGCCGACAAGATCATCGGTGTGGCCCAGGCCGACAAAGAGATGGTCGATGTGGTCGGCTGGCGCCTGGACGAAGTGGTCAAGCTGATCCGCGGCCCCAAAGGCAGCGTGGTGCGCCTGGAAGTGATTCCGCACACCAATGCACCGAACGACCAGACCAGCAAGATCGTGTCGATCACCCGAGAAGCGGTGAAACTCGAAGACCAGGCCGTGCAGAAGAAAGTCCTCAGCCTCAAGCAGGATGGCAAGGACTACAAGCTGGGCGTGATTGAAATCCCGGCCTTCTACCTGGACTTCAAGGCCTTCCGCGCCGGTGACCCGGACTACAAGTCCACCACCCGCGACGTGAAGAAAATCCTCACGGAACTGCAGAAGGAAAAAGTCGACGGCGTGGTCATCGACCTGCGCAACAACGGCGGCGGTTCCCTGCAGGAAGCCACCGAGCTGACCAGCCTGTTCATCGACAAGGGCCCGACCGTGTTGGTGCGCAACGCTGACGGCCGTGTGGACGTGCTGGAAGACGAGAACCCGGGCGCCTTCTACAAAGGGCCGATGGCATTGCTGGTCAACCGTCTCTCGGCCTCGGCTTCGGAGATTTTCGCCGGCGCCATGCAGGACTACCACCGCGCGTTGATCATCGGTGGTCAGACCTTCGGCAAAGGCACCGTGCAGACCATCCAGCCGCTGAACCATGGCGAGCTCAAACTGACGCTGGCCAAGTTTTACCGGGTTTCCGGGCAGAGCACCCAGCATCAGGGTGTACTGCCGGACATCGACTTCCCGTCGATCATCGACACCAAGGAAATCGGCGAGAGCGCCCTGCCCGAAGCCATGCCGTGGGACACCATCCGTCCTGCGATCAAGCCGGCGTCGGACCCGTTCAAACCGTTCCTGACCCAGCTCAAAGCTGACCACGATACGCGCTCCGCCAAGGACGCCGAGTTCGTCTTCATCCGCGACAAGCTGGCCCTGGCCAAGAAGTTGATGGAAGAGAAAACCGTCAGCCTCAACGAGGCGGATCGTCGCAAGCAGCACGCCGACATTGAAAATCAACAGCTTGTCCTGGAAAACGTGCGCCGCAAGGCCAAGGGCGAAGAGCCGCTCAAGGAGCTGAAGAAAGAAGATGAGGATGCGCTGCCCACCGAGGCAGATAAAACCAAGCCGGAAGACGACGCCTATCTAGCCGAGACCGGTCGCATCCTGCTGGACTACCTGAAAATCACCAAGCAGGTGGCCAAGCAGTAA
- a CDS encoding ABC transporter substrate-binding protein — MKQLFLASLLGSTIAMCTAAMAADTDLKTLEAAAKSEGAVNSVGMPDDWANWKGTWEDLAKTYGLKHIDTDMSSAQEIAKFKAEKDNASADIGDVGAAFGPIAVKQEVTQPYKPSTWAQVPDWAKDKDGHWALAYTGTIAFIVNKKLLHGSEVPTSWADLQTGKYKVSVGDVSTAAQASNAVLAAAIANKGDEKNIAPGLQFFTKIAQQGRLSLSNPTIATMEKGEVEVGIVWDFNGLSYKAKMANPDDYVVLIPSDGSVKSGYTTIINKYAKHPNAAKLTREYIFSDAGQINLAKGNARPIRAETDLKLPADIAKNLIPGEQYTKANPQPIKDADAWEATSKKLPQLWNEQVIVEMK, encoded by the coding sequence ATGAAACAGCTTTTCCTGGCATCACTGTTAGGCTCGACCATTGCCATGTGCACCGCAGCCATGGCCGCTGATACCGATCTAAAAACCCTGGAAGCCGCCGCCAAGTCCGAGGGCGCCGTGAACAGCGTCGGCATGCCCGATGACTGGGCCAACTGGAAAGGCACCTGGGAAGACCTGGCCAAGACCTATGGCCTCAAGCACATCGACACCGATATGAGTTCGGCCCAGGAAATCGCCAAGTTCAAAGCCGAAAAAGACAATGCCAGCGCCGATATCGGCGACGTGGGCGCGGCCTTCGGCCCCATCGCGGTGAAGCAGGAAGTGACCCAGCCTTACAAACCGTCCACCTGGGCCCAGGTGCCGGATTGGGCGAAAGACAAGGACGGCCACTGGGCGCTGGCCTACACCGGCACCATCGCGTTTATCGTCAACAAGAAGCTGCTGCACGGCTCCGAAGTGCCCACCAGCTGGGCCGACCTGCAAACCGGCAAGTACAAGGTCTCGGTGGGTGACGTAAGCACCGCGGCCCAGGCCTCCAACGCCGTGCTGGCAGCCGCCATCGCCAATAAAGGCGACGAGAAGAACATCGCGCCGGGCCTGCAATTCTTCACCAAGATCGCCCAGCAAGGTCGCCTCTCGCTGTCCAACCCGACCATCGCCACCATGGAAAAAGGCGAAGTCGAAGTGGGTATCGTCTGGGACTTCAACGGCCTGAGCTATAAAGCCAAGATGGCCAACCCGGATGACTACGTGGTGCTGATCCCGTCGGATGGCTCGGTGAAATCCGGCTACACCACCATCATCAACAAGTACGCCAAACACCCGAACGCCGCCAAGCTGACGCGCGAATACATTTTCAGCGATGCCGGCCAGATCAACCTGGCCAAAGGCAATGCACGCCCGATCCGCGCCGAAACCGACTTGAAACTGCCGGCTGACATCGCCAAGAACCTGATCCCGGGTGAGCAGTACACCAAGGCCAACCCGCAGCCGATCAAGGATGCCGATGCCTGGGAAGCCACGTCCAAAAAGCTGCCGCAACTGTGGAACGAGCAGGTCATCGTAGAAATGAAGTAA
- a CDS encoding helix-turn-helix transcriptional regulator, whose protein sequence is MDIQIISRNGEPEYAVLPWDQYQALLKAAGQQPPTFASSPAAPTATDQDLHPLAALRGLREAKGLAIETLARTVGISPSYLGLIETGERQPDAAIRRSLAWELGVAGWREES, encoded by the coding sequence ATGGATATCCAGATCATTTCACGCAATGGCGAACCCGAATATGCGGTGTTGCCATGGGACCAGTACCAGGCGCTGCTAAAAGCGGCCGGTCAGCAACCCCCCACATTCGCTTCCTCCCCTGCAGCACCCACTGCTACCGACCAGGACCTGCATCCGCTCGCAGCCCTGCGCGGCCTGCGTGAAGCCAAGGGCCTGGCCATCGAAACCCTGGCGCGCACGGTGGGTATCAGCCCCTCGTATCTGGGTTTGATTGAAACGGGTGAACGCCAGCCGGATGCCGCCATTCGCCGCAGCCTGGCCTGGGAATTGGGCGTTGCAGGTTGGAGGGAAGAATCGTGA
- a CDS encoding UTRA domain-containing protein produces the protein MRDEAIKAVTSIGLALQEQIDHGLLPPASKLPAERKLSELFGTTRITVREALLQLEAQGQIYREERRGWFVSPPRLAYNLMQRSHFHAMVNDQGRVASTQVISARLQPASAAVCAWLQLPALSSVIQICRGRRIDGRLVLYVEHYLNPQYFPGILACDLNQSMTELYARKYDLHYGRVRFEIVPTSLPVEAAAALRVSVGSPGLRIARVNYDQHQRLIDCDLEFWRHDAIHVGVDVV, from the coding sequence ATGCGTGACGAGGCAATCAAAGCGGTAACCTCCATCGGGCTGGCGCTGCAGGAGCAGATCGACCACGGCCTGTTGCCGCCCGCCAGCAAACTGCCCGCCGAGCGCAAGCTCAGCGAGTTGTTTGGTACCACTCGCATTACCGTGCGGGAAGCCTTGTTACAGCTTGAAGCCCAAGGGCAGATCTATCGCGAGGAGCGCCGAGGCTGGTTCGTCTCGCCGCCTCGGTTGGCTTACAACCTGATGCAGCGCAGCCACTTTCACGCGATGGTCAACGACCAGGGCCGGGTGGCATCGACCCAGGTGATTTCTGCGCGCCTGCAACCGGCATCGGCGGCGGTGTGCGCCTGGTTACAGTTGCCGGCGCTGTCCAGCGTGATCCAGATCTGCCGGGGACGGCGGATCGATGGGCGGCTGGTGCTGTACGTCGAGCACTACCTGAACCCGCAGTATTTTCCTGGGATCCTGGCGTGCGACTTGAATCAGTCGATGACCGAACTGTATGCGCGCAAGTACGACTTGCACTATGGACGGGTGCGTTTCGAGATCGTACCGACCTCACTGCCGGTGGAGGCCGCCGCTGCGTTGCGCGTATCGGTGGGCAGCCCGGGCTTGCGGATCGCCCGGGTCAACTATGATCAGCACCAGCGCTTGATCGACTGCGACCTGGAGTTCTGGCGCCATGATGCGATTCATGTGGGGGTGGACGTGGTTTGA
- a CDS encoding ABC transporter permease subunit: protein MNRGKWLALLCLVPFALFFIVFEIAPLAWVLINSLQTEDSGWSLENFTRIFSSKFYLQAIQFSLEISFYSSVFGIIIATLGSYSLRRVDSPLRNFVTAFANMTSNFAGVPLAFAFIILLGFNGSITIMLKQAGIIQDFNLYSKTGLIILYTYFQIPLGVLLLYPAFDALREDWRESAALLGASGWHFWRHIGLPVLTPALLGTFVILLANALGAYATVYALTTGNFNVLPIRIAGLVSGDVSLDPNLASALAVVLVALMTVVTVVHQLLLKRSYHVSR from the coding sequence ATGAATCGCGGCAAATGGTTGGCCCTGCTGTGCCTGGTGCCGTTCGCGCTGTTCTTTATCGTGTTCGAAATCGCGCCGTTGGCCTGGGTGCTGATCAACAGCCTGCAAACCGAAGACAGCGGTTGGAGCCTGGAAAACTTCACGCGTATCTTCAGCTCGAAGTTCTACCTGCAAGCGATCCAGTTCAGCCTCGAAATCAGTTTCTACTCCAGCGTCTTCGGCATCATCATCGCCACGCTGGGCAGTTACTCCCTGCGCCGGGTCGATTCGCCGCTGCGCAACTTCGTCACCGCCTTCGCCAACATGACCAGCAACTTTGCCGGCGTGCCCCTGGCCTTCGCGTTCATCATCCTGCTGGGGTTCAACGGCAGCATCACCATCATGCTCAAGCAGGCGGGGATCATTCAGGACTTCAACCTGTACTCGAAAACCGGTTTGATCATTCTTTACACGTATTTCCAGATTCCCCTCGGCGTGCTGCTGCTGTACCCGGCCTTCGATGCATTGCGCGAAGACTGGCGTGAGTCGGCCGCCCTGCTCGGCGCCAGTGGCTGGCACTTCTGGCGGCATATCGGCTTGCCGGTCCTGACGCCCGCGCTGCTCGGCACCTTCGTGATTCTGCTGGCCAACGCCCTGGGTGCCTACGCCACCGTGTACGCCCTCACCACCGGCAACTTCAACGTGCTGCCGATCCGCATTGCGGGGCTGGTTTCCGGCGACGTGTCGCTGGACCCGAACCTGGCCAGTGCCCTGGCCGTGGTGCTGGTGGCGCTGATGACCGTGGTTACGGTGGTCCATCAACTGCTACTCAAGAGGAGCTACCATGTCTCGCGCTGA
- a CDS encoding ABC transporter ATP-binding protein, with product MSFVSVQHLQKGYAGTPVFSDINCEIAKGEFVTLLGPSGCGKSTLLRCIAGLTSVDSGKILLDGQDIVPLSPQKRHIGMVFQSYALFPNMTVEQNVAFGLRMQKVNADDSHKRVQDVLQLVELKDLAGRYPHQMSGGQCQRVALARSLVTRPRLLLLDEPLSALDARIRKHLREQIRQIQRELGLTTIFVTHDQEEALTMSDRIFLMNQGKIVQSGDAETLYTAPVDVFAAGFIGNYNLLDADKASQLLQRPISGRIAIRPEAIELSRSGELDALVRSHSLLGNVIRYRIEARGVELVVDVLNRSADDLHPDGQRLALSIDPSALCEVA from the coding sequence ATGAGCTTCGTCAGCGTCCAACATTTGCAAAAAGGCTACGCCGGCACACCGGTATTCAGCGATATCAACTGCGAAATCGCCAAGGGCGAGTTCGTCACCCTGCTCGGCCCGTCCGGTTGCGGCAAGTCGACCCTGCTGCGCTGCATCGCCGGGCTGACCTCGGTGGACAGTGGGAAAATCCTGCTGGACGGCCAGGACATCGTCCCGCTGAGCCCGCAGAAACGCCACATCGGCATGGTGTTCCAAAGCTATGCGCTGTTCCCCAACATGACCGTGGAGCAGAACGTTGCCTTCGGCCTGCGCATGCAGAAGGTCAACGCCGATGACAGCCACAAGCGGGTGCAGGACGTCCTGCAATTGGTGGAACTCAAGGACCTCGCCGGCCGCTACCCGCATCAGATGTCCGGCGGCCAATGCCAGCGCGTCGCCCTCGCCCGTTCCCTGGTGACCCGCCCGCGCCTGTTGCTGCTGGATGAACCGCTGTCGGCGCTGGATGCACGGATTCGCAAGCACCTGCGCGAGCAGATCCGCCAGATCCAGCGCGAACTGGGGCTGACCACCATCTTCGTCACCCACGACCAGGAAGAAGCCCTGACCATGTCGGACCGCATCTTCCTGATGAACCAGGGCAAGATCGTGCAGAGCGGCGATGCCGAGACCCTCTACACCGCGCCGGTGGATGTCTTCGCCGCCGGTTTTATCGGCAACTACAACCTATTGGATGCCGACAAGGCCAGCCAACTGCTGCAACGTCCGATCAGCGGGCGCATCGCGATTCGCCCCGAAGCCATCGAACTGAGCCGCAGCGGCGAACTCGATGCGCTGGTGCGCAGCCACAGCCTGCTGGGCAACGTGATTCGCTACCGCATTGAAGCGCGTGGCGTGGAGTTGGTGGTGGATGTGCTCAACCGCAGCGCCGACGATCTGCATCCGGACGGCCAGCGCCTGGCACTTTCCATCGACCCCAGCGCCCTGTGTGAAGTAGCCTGA